The Pseudomonas sp. KU26590 genomic sequence GTTCGCGCGGAGTAATCCAAGCGATCTGAAAAAACCCCGTCACTGACGGGGTTTTTTTATGCCTGCAATTTCATCTTGCGGTGACGTTACCCGCAATTGACGCGGTTGACCTTCCCGGAATCATCGGTGTTCAGGTTCAGACGATCCGACCGGTATTCCATTGTCACGATGTCGTTGGGCCCGAGCACTCTGGCCGTCTGCGCGCCGGCCTTGGCCTTCGCCTGATCCAGCAATGCCGCTGACGCCGGCTTGCCGACAGCAAACTGCACCGCTGCCACATCACAACGGGCATAACCACCAGCGGAACTGGTGACCCTGTCCTCAGGCTGACTCGACGACTTCGTCATGCTGCTACAACCGGCCAGCAGCGCTGCGGCGAGCATCAGACCTGATGATGCGTATTTCCAGGGCATACAACCTCCTAACGTTTATCTAAAGCAGAACCTCTGCGACAGCGGTCGAGCGGCTTCGTTTCGCCACGCGCAAGCCAAGGCAAGCACACCCCCCGTCGAGAGCAGCGCAGGAGTCTGCCCCAGGCATCGTCTGCCCGGCGCATTCAAATCGTGACAAAACGTTTAAGGCACGCCTGCAGGACGCACTGATCCAGACCTACGCGACTTAGTAGACGTCGACGTAATCCGTGGTGGGGTTGGCCCAGTTGTCGCGAAGGGCGTTGTAGATCTGCGTGACCCAGACGGCATCGCTGGCTGCTACCGGGCCGACGCACCCTGACCCGGCAGCCCAGGTTTCCAGGCGA encodes the following:
- a CDS encoding I78 family peptidase inhibitor — its product is MPWKYASSGLMLAAALLAGCSSMTKSSSQPEDRVTSSAGGYARCDVAAVQFAVGKPASAALLDQAKAKAGAQTARVLGPNDIVTMEYRSDRLNLNTDDSGKVNRVNCG